Proteins from a single region of Ziziphus jujuba cultivar Dongzao chromosome 1, ASM3175591v1:
- the LOC107435351 gene encoding protein OXIDATIVE STRESS 3: protein MIYTLSMGEGENQILQPAPRSNMTVFDNLAEKKVNWAIMDGDDASSSSSSSIGNLSSTCSNRSSTSSSDLVDDATSSSTPSSSSSSHSNGPLFELSDLMAQLPIKRGLSKYFQGKSQSYTSLSKVKSIEDLAKKETPYQRKMKACKSYGGGLDTYKSYTLPKPTISKKVSRGSFSSLLSPSSRRGSFLSTNRLPPIPVQKNF from the exons ATGATCTATACTCTGTCAATGGGTGAAGGTGAAAATCAAATACTCCAACCTGCTCCACGCTCCAATATGACTGTATTTGATAACTTGGCAGAAAAGAAGGTGAATTGGGCGATCATGGATGGTGATGACGCATCATCTAgttcatcttcttccattgGGAATTTATCATCAACTTGTTCAAACAGATCATCAACATCTTCATCGGACCTGGTTGATGATGccacatcttcttcaactccatcttcatcttcttcatcgcATTCTAATGGACCTCTATTTGAATTATCCGACCTCATGGCCCAACTACCCATCaa GAGAGGACTTTCCAAGTATTTTCAAGGCAAGTCTCAGTCATATACATCTTTATCAAAGGTGAAGAGCATAGAAGATCTTGCAAAGAAGGAAACTCCTTATCAAAGAAAAATGAAGGCGTGCAAGAGCTATGGTGGTGGTTTGGATACCTATAAATCATATACTCTTCCTAAGCCCACCATATCTAAGAAGGTATCAAGAGGCTCTTTTTCATCTTTATTATCTCCTTCAAGTAGAAGAGGTAGCTTCTTAAGTACAAACAGGCTTCCTCCTATTCCTGTACAAAAGAATTTTTGA